The following coding sequences are from one Triticum dicoccoides isolate Atlit2015 ecotype Zavitan chromosome 4A, WEW_v2.0, whole genome shotgun sequence window:
- the LOC119288260 gene encoding homeobox protein BEL1 homolog: MMASHEHHHHLLGFSSSSSLVTPSPAAMAMAFDHHGLLALHDDMPPRPGGAHDRSWPLQVSTLSLYGPAGGGPSYSLAGGEHELQPFTMAPPWMMSMQQQQQPFRLNSSRYLGPAKELLREFCSLEGDAMNGGVMMMQAPKRDDDVEASSPACGPWGANPSVSSMDYMALERRKARLLSMVEEVDRCYRRYCEKMRAAELSFEAVAGTRAAQVYTKLAMRAMSRHFRCLRDALVGQIRTLKKSMGESRDADGMLVAPGASKGDTPRLRVVDQCLRRQRAFQQYGGAAVIESCPWRPQRGLPERAVAVLRSWLFEHFLHPYPNDVDKHILARQSGLSRSQVSNWFINARVRLWKPMIEEMYAEETVQHDDDNASGGRCEPAPTDHHNNNLAAWTTVAKTADQSCHRRSGRNNPGDCFIPSSFVADSGQFLHGYPSLYGDGGSGAVSLTLGLQQQRAFASLAMITQQQSPLMIGAEEEDMVLPYRNLMGSELLHDFLG, from the exons ATGATGGCATCCCAtgaacaccaccaccacctcctcggcttctcctcctcgtcgtcgctggtgACTCCCAGCCCcgccgccatggccatggcctTCGACCACCACGGCCTCCTCGCCCTCCACGACGACATGCCACCACGACCAGGAGGTGCCCATGATAGGTCATGGCCACTGCAAGTGTCGACGCTCTCTCTCTATGGCCCGGCCGGTGGTGGACCGTCTTATTCGCTGGCCGGCGGCGAGCATGAGCTGCAACCTTTCACGATGGCGCCACCGTGGATGATGtccatgcagcagcagcagcagcccttcCGGTTAAATAGCTCCAGGTACCTGGGCCCCGCGAAGGAACTGCTCCGTGAGTTCTGCAGCCTTGAAGGGGATGCCATGAACGGCGGCGTGATGATGATGCAAGCTCCGAAGCGGGATGACGACGTGGAGGCGTCCTCACCGGCTTGTGGTCCATGGGGCGCCAACCCTTCTGTAAGCTCCATGGATTACATGGCGCTCGAGAGGAGGAAGGCCAGGCTACTGTCCATGGTTGAAGAG GTGGACAGGTGCTACCGGAGATACTGTGAGAAAATGCGGGCAGCAGAGTTGTCGTTCGAGGCGGTGGCCGGCACACGGGCAGCACAAGTGTACACCAAGCTGGCGATGCGTGCCATGTCACGCCACTTCCGGTGCCTGAGGGATGCGCTCGTCGGGCAGATACGAACTTTGAAGAAGTCAATGGGGGAGAGCAGGGATGCCGACGGCATGTTGGTAGCACCGGGTGCGTCAAAAGGGGACACGCCGAGGCTAAGGGTTGTGGACCAATGCCTGAGGCGGCAAAGGGCGTTCCAGCAATATGGTGGTGCCGCCGTCATTGAGAGCTGCCCATGGCGGCCGCAGCGTGGCCTGCCAGAGCGCGCCGTCGCCGTCCTCCGCTCGTGGCTCTTCGAGCACTTCCTCCACCC GTATCCGAATGACGTAGACAAGCACATTCTGGCGCGTCAATCCGGGTTATCGAGAAGCCAG GTTTCCAACTGGTTCATCAATGCAAGGGTTAGGCTATGGAAGCCCATGATAGAGGAGATGTACGCGGAAGAAACCGTACAACATGACGACGACAATGCTAGCGGTGGTAGATGCGAACCTGCTCCCACGGATCATCACAACAACAACTTGGCAGCATGGACGACGGTTGCAAAAACAGCAGACCAAAGTTGCCATCGCCGTAGCGGCAGAAACAACCCTGGCGACTGCTTCATCCCATCCTCCTTTGTTGCCGACAGCGGACAATTTCTCCATGGCTACCCAAGTTTGTACGGTGATGGTGGCAGTGGTGCAGTGTCGCTTACCTTGGGACTCCAGCAGCAACGGGCGTTTGCATCACTGGCGATGATCACGCAACAACAATCGCCGCTCATGATTGGAGCTGAGGAGGAAGACATGGTGCTACCGTATAGGAACCTCATGGGGTCTGAGCTGCTGCATGATTTCTTAGGCTAG